CATCCAGGCACCGCTGCACCCATAAGTACCATACTGTTTGGAGCAGTCCACTAGGTTTTGCTCACTCAGAGATACCAACTGACCTGTCTTCTTGTATATTTGCCCCTCTATAGCTCCTGTAGTGCTGAAGGCCCAGCATGAGCCACAGTAACCCTAAAAAGAACATCCACAATACAAATACGACTGTGATTTAGTCTGGATGCAACCTATTCGACTGACTTCTGGAATGTCTTACCTGATCTTTAACTTCAGTGACGTAACCCATTTTTCTGTAGTCGACAAACCAGGAATCAAACTTCTTTGCATTGTGACGCAGTCTCCAGGCTGAGACCTCCCTTCCTCTCCTTACGAACTGGGCGTTTATGTTGGCACCTTGCAAAATCTGGTATTCTTGTTTTGTctacatacagaaaacacagattGCTTTCCAAAAAATCATCATATTGTTATCATTTAGAAGTAGCAGCtctacatttttgaaaattagtCTGTTTGCTTTCTTGCTAGGTTGTTGATGAATAGTTAGTGTAGATTCGAAGAGCTTGAGCAGAAGGCGActggatttctgtttttgttcttgaagacattttttatcaACCAAGGCGATTCTTCACTACTAATTAATTTTAGGGAATCAGTAGGTATTTATTATCACCTTAAAATTGCATGTCTAAATACCCATTAACCACCTGAGACTCACATAACTCCAGATGTGAATGGTTTCAAAACTGTAGAGGAGGTGGTCTATGGCACCATTTATCAGGTACTTACAATTCAGTCTTGAAATTCCTGCAAAGGTAGTTTCACCAACATTGACACTTGTGATCATCCAGCACCTGGCAGTTTCACAACCATTCACACTGACAGGCGTATGACTGTTGGGTTAATAACAGAACATTAACCTTGTAATTTGGTTACCTTGTCATTTGGTACGCCTGGACTCAGTTAGACCTGAAGAAGCTTCATGGGTAAAAGGTGAAACATTTTCTACTGTCCAGTTGTCTTCTACTAAAGTCCTTAAGATTTGATTAGTGATTGCTACTGCTGTCACGTCTTTGCTTTAAATAGTAAGTACAGCCAGCAGCTAATtggcctagcttagcataaagactgaaatcaaggggaaacagctgatttttgtGCTGCCTTGTTGAAAAATGCTGTTGTAGTACAAACTAGTTGCAGTCTAATAACCGTGATTTACATCGGCTTAGTAGCACATATCAGCAGGTAGCACAAATCatcagtacaaaaataaaacccacCTTCCTGCTCCTTTAAACATATTATTTGCAGAACCAAAAGCTACcacacaagaaaaataaaatgtgactgCTTACGAGGTCTCCGTATTTATTCATGGCCATAGAGAAAGGCCTCATTCCCATGAAAAACCCTTGATTACTGTCTTCAATCAACCGCTTGTTCTCCTCCCAGATGGCCCTCCTGTGCATGTCGTCCTGaatggaaacacacaaaaaaacacaaactcaggTGGATCACAACACATTTGTACTTACTGCTGGTGCTCACATAGTGTTCTAGATGTGAAGTTGGCCTTACAGATTCATCGTAACTTATGCCGTGGCTGCTTTTCCAGACCTCCCACTCAGTCAAGGCCGCCTCGTCTGAGTCTGACAGCGCATGTTGGGGGCCGCACAgcaggatggagagcagagcagcCCTCAGCAGAGAGCAGGCCTGCTGGTCTACATGGACCAGAACATTACACCTATCAATTATACTTATAAATACTGTGAAGCTACACTTATTTTACACttagatttgatttttttgcaaaaaaaaaaagaaaagccccTTTTATTCCTTCATACCATGCAACCCACAGGCTAAATCATCAGAGAGAAGCTGGTTGTTCTGTCTGAGCTGAATGCACCAGAGAACAGATGAGCTATTTAATTCTAATGGATGCATACTGCTGACGAAAAAGAAGGAGTTCAGTGACCGAAACTGCACCATGAATCAACAAACCTTTTAACACATCTACCATTAAATGTGTTCTGTGCTTTGCAgattatgtggaaaaaaagaagaatgtgtgttcagtaaaaaaaaacaacaacagtataTTCATCTCTAAACTTTGGTTGACACTTAATCTTTCTTCCCATTTGTAAAAGCTCCACTGCTAACGCACACTGCTGCATGTATTCTACTTAGAAAAATGTCACTCTTTAATAGGTGAACtttaacaaaaatatgactagacatacaataaaaatgttaaactgtctgactttaatttaaaaatatacattactAATGGATCACGACAAGGACTTGACATTGTCGCTGCAGGTTTAAAGTAGACTAAAAGCATTCATCTCTCTTACTGTGAAGTTCACACATTTAGTTTTCATTGAAAGAACTTTGAAAAGTAATGTTCTATGTACAAActtgcatttttaaagtttcagcAATTTTTCTAAATGTAACAAAAAGTCTTGAACAGCTCACCTGCACAGATgcgagtttgttttcttcccatATTCTGACAGCGAGTGAACGGTGACAGACTATCAATCTGCCTTATATAGCTTCCAAAAAGTATATGTTTCCACTGTGCTTTTACTCAATCCCTAAATCAACACTTCTGCGAGCACCTGAGAAGGACATTAGTCAACAAAAATAAGATGCTTTCCCCGCTCTGCCTCAGCAATACAGCTATTATCATTGAGAGACAGCCAAAGCTGCAATATTCTAAATCCCTCAAATACCGGTTTATAATTGAGCACAACACCTGACATCTAACTTTCCAAAACCAGCAGTGAAAGAAGAACTTTAATTAAGAAAAAGTGCCAAtgtgttaattaaaaaatagtCCATTGAAAGTGAGATTTATGCATTCACTATCAGACCAAAGTAAACTTTCAGAAACAGTATTTAAAGCATCAGTGAAAGTACACGGCCTAAACACAAACAACTGCTGTGACTGATA
This region of Acanthochromis polyacanthus isolate Apoly-LR-REF ecotype Palm Island chromosome 4, KAUST_Apoly_ChrSc, whole genome shotgun sequence genomic DNA includes:
- the cts12 gene encoding procathepsin L, yielding MLSATRLFCRTVFGFTVFISIIDRCNVLVHVDQQACSLLRAALLSILLCGPQHALSDSDEAALTEWEVWKSSHGISYDESDDMHRRAIWEENKRLIEDSNQGFFMGMRPFSMAMNKYGDLTKQEYQILQGANINAQFVRRGREVSAWRLRHNAKKFDSWFVDYRKMGYVTEVKDQGYCGSCWAFSTTGAIEGQIYKKTGQLVSLSEQNLVDCSKQYGTYGCSGAWMANAYDYVVNNGLQSTSTYPYTSVDTQPCYYDSRLAVAHIRDYRFIPKGDEQALADAVATIGPITVAIDADHSSFLFYSSGIYDEPNCNPNNLSHAVLLVGYGSEDDQDYWIVKNSWGSSWGEGGYMRLIRDGRNTCGIASYALYPIL